A single genomic interval of Chitinophaga sp. 180180018-3 harbors:
- the gpmI gene encoding 2,3-bisphosphoglycerate-independent phosphoglycerate mutase — protein MEKKRAILVIMDGWGEGKVPEADAIAHAKTPFVSGLYNKYPHSHLITCGEDVGLPDGQMGNSEVGHLNIGAGRIVYQELQRINVSIRDGELAKNQVLLDTLAHAKNNDKALHLIGLVSDGGVHSHIAHLKALTSIAKANGLTKVYIHAFTDGRDTDPKSGLGFLEDLSKHLETSGGQIATVTGRYYAMDRDKRWERVKLAYDALVNGIGTPTQDVLTAVKASYAEGVTDEFIKPIIVTDAQQKPVATIQDGDAVLCFNFRTDRCREITMALTQQAYPDFGMQPLDLYYTTMTEYDRTYKHVHVIFENDNLNMTLGEVLTLADRTQIRIAETEKYPHVSFFFSGGREAEFNGERRLMAASPKVATYDLKPEMSANELADMIVPELEKKSADFIVLNFANADMVGHTGVFEAVVKAVETVDHCVERVVNAALASDYTVFLTADHGNADFMVNADGTPNTAHSLNLVPFFIINKDFQGTVKDGKLGDIAPTILHFMGLPVPKEMTGNLLV, from the coding sequence ATGGAAAAAAAAAGAGCCATTCTCGTAATTATGGACGGATGGGGCGAAGGTAAAGTTCCTGAAGCCGATGCTATTGCCCATGCAAAGACTCCTTTTGTAAGTGGCTTATACAATAAATACCCTCACAGCCATCTTATTACATGCGGAGAAGATGTTGGATTGCCGGACGGCCAGATGGGAAACTCTGAAGTGGGTCACCTTAACATTGGTGCGGGCAGGATCGTTTACCAGGAACTGCAGCGAATCAATGTGTCGATCAGGGATGGAGAGCTGGCAAAAAACCAGGTATTGCTGGATACCCTGGCACATGCAAAAAACAACGATAAAGCCCTGCACCTCATCGGTCTTGTAAGTGATGGAGGTGTACACTCTCATATCGCTCATCTAAAAGCACTAACCTCTATTGCAAAAGCCAACGGACTGACTAAAGTATATATTCATGCATTTACCGATGGCAGGGATACCGATCCTAAGAGTGGTTTAGGATTCCTGGAAGACCTGTCGAAACACCTGGAAACATCCGGTGGACAGATCGCAACTGTTACCGGCCGCTATTATGCAATGGACCGCGACAAGCGCTGGGAAAGGGTAAAACTGGCTTATGATGCCCTGGTAAATGGCATTGGTACTCCTACCCAGGATGTACTCACTGCGGTGAAAGCGTCTTACGCCGAAGGCGTGACTGACGAGTTTATCAAACCGATAATAGTGACTGACGCGCAACAAAAACCGGTTGCTACTATCCAGGACGGAGATGCAGTACTCTGCTTCAATTTCAGAACAGACCGCTGCCGGGAAATCACGATGGCGCTGACGCAACAGGCATACCCCGACTTTGGCATGCAGCCCTTGGATCTTTACTACACAACCATGACGGAATACGATCGCACCTACAAACATGTACATGTTATCTTTGAAAACGATAACCTGAATATGACCCTGGGTGAAGTGCTGACCCTGGCAGACCGTACCCAGATCAGGATTGCGGAAACCGAAAAATATCCTCACGTATCTTTCTTCTTCTCAGGTGGAAGAGAAGCTGAATTTAACGGCGAACGCAGGCTGATGGCAGCATCTCCGAAAGTTGCCACCTACGACCTGAAGCCTGAAATGAGTGCCAACGAGCTCGCTGATATGATTGTTCCGGAGCTGGAGAAGAAATCAGCCGATTTCATTGTGCTCAACTTTGCTAACGCAGATATGGTTGGACATACTGGCGTATTTGAAGCCGTTGTGAAAGCCGTTGAAACCGTAGATCATTGCGTTGAACGAGTAGTGAATGCTGCTCTCGCCAGCGATTATACGGTATTCCTCACAGCAGATCACGGCAACGCTGATTTCATGGTCAATGCTGATGGTACTCCTAACACCGCCCACTCACTGAACCTTGTACCCTTCTTTATTATCAATAAAGACTTCCAGGGCACAGTAAAAGACGGAAAGCTGGGCGATATTGCCCCCACTATCCTCCATTTCATGGGACTGCCGGTTCCAAAGGAAATGACAGGCAACCTGTTGGTTTAA
- a CDS encoding DUF4783 domain-containing protein: MKKLLIVLGILLLGGAFPTLTLSARSIDITVAGPFDDVVAALKQGDVSGLSRYLDNNVEINISGKSNSYSKAQAEIILKDFFGKNPVKSFELVHQGGDSSRFGIGNMTTGSGNFRVSFFLQKKGGVMVLNELRFENK; encoded by the coding sequence ATGAAGAAGCTATTGATTGTGCTGGGGATCTTGTTGTTGGGAGGTGCTTTTCCGACACTAACACTGTCGGCCAGGTCAATTGATATCACAGTTGCCGGTCCATTCGACGACGTTGTAGCTGCGTTGAAGCAGGGCGATGTGAGTGGCTTATCCCGTTACCTCGACAATAATGTAGAGATTAATATTTCCGGAAAGTCAAATTCCTATAGTAAAGCACAGGCTGAGATCATACTGAAGGATTTTTTTGGTAAGAATCCGGTAAAATCCTTCGAACTTGTTCACCAGGGAGGTGATAGCTCCCGTTTTGGTATTGGTAACATGACTACCGGCAGCGGAAACTTCAGGGTTTCGTTTTTTCTGCAGAAGAAAGGTGGTGTGATGGTGTTGAACGAGCTCAGATTCGAGAACAAATAA
- the nadC gene encoding carboxylating nicotinate-nucleotide diphosphorylase, protein MLEEAALNAFIRSALAEDIGSGDHSTMACIPPTAKGKAVLKIKEDGILAGMEVAEAIFKWLDMFTVFTPFKKDGDPMKAGEVAFEVTAAVHTLLMGERLVLNCMQRMSGIATLTHQYVEKLKGYHTRILDTRKTTPNFRMLEKEAVRIGGGVNHRMGLYDMIMLKDNHIDFSGGITAAITKTVAYLREKQLPLKIEVETRMLDDVKEVLAVGQIDRIMLDNFAPADIVTALQLINGRFETEASGGITLDTLEAYAKTGVDYISAGAIIHHAVSLDLSLKAIIL, encoded by the coding sequence ATGTTAGAAGAAGCAGCGCTGAATGCGTTCATCAGAAGTGCACTGGCGGAAGATATAGGAAGCGGAGATCATTCCACTATGGCGTGCATCCCGCCTACCGCCAAGGGTAAGGCCGTATTGAAGATCAAGGAAGATGGTATCCTGGCCGGAATGGAAGTGGCGGAAGCCATCTTTAAGTGGCTGGATATGTTTACTGTTTTCACGCCGTTTAAGAAGGATGGTGATCCGATGAAGGCCGGCGAAGTGGCTTTTGAAGTAACGGCCGCTGTACATACTTTATTGATGGGGGAAAGACTGGTGCTTAATTGTATGCAGCGCATGAGCGGGATTGCCACTCTTACACATCAGTATGTTGAAAAACTGAAAGGTTATCATACCCGTATCCTGGATACACGTAAAACCACGCCCAATTTCAGAATGCTGGAGAAAGAAGCTGTTCGTATAGGCGGAGGCGTTAACCACCGGATGGGGCTGTATGATATGATTATGCTAAAAGATAATCACATCGATTTCTCAGGAGGCATCACTGCAGCCATTACTAAAACAGTGGCTTATCTCAGGGAGAAACAACTGCCGCTGAAGATTGAAGTGGAAACGAGGATGCTTGATGATGTGAAAGAAGTGCTGGCAGTAGGCCAGATAGATCGTATTATGCTCGATAATTTTGCCCCGGCGGATATTGTAACGGCGCTGCAGTTGATCAACGGCCGTTTTGAAACAGAAGCGTCCGGCGGCATTACGCTGGACACCTTGGAAGCATACGCCAAAACAGGCGTAGATTACATTTCAGCCGGCGCCATCATTCACCATGCAGTAAGCCTGGATCTTAGCCTGAAGGCGATCATATTATAA
- a CDS encoding diacylglycerol kinase family protein, giving the protein MKKILFIINRKAGTDREKRLGDAISRYLPAGEFEVSTTYLAYLGHGTDLAREAVKNGVHTVVAVGGDGSINEIARGLVGSDTAMAILPLGSGNGLARALKIPLDINRALKLIAADKQRAIDVGYANEHLFLSNAGVGFDALVAEQFRHKTKRGLPGYAKLVLKSFSSYNPAEYNIDVDGHPLQEKAFLLTVANGNQFGYEFKLAPSANVFDGELDLCVMPPVNVFSLLPVSLFSLLGNIDKTRYLKHYKGKEITIRSNELQYLQVDGDAVPLAENGVVHMRVEPAAINVVVNE; this is encoded by the coding sequence TTGAAGAAGATCTTATTTATCATTAACCGTAAGGCAGGTACTGATCGTGAAAAGCGATTAGGAGATGCTATCAGCAGGTATCTGCCTGCCGGTGAATTTGAAGTGAGCACTACCTATCTTGCCTATCTGGGTCATGGAACGGACCTGGCAAGAGAGGCTGTGAAGAATGGGGTACATACGGTTGTGGCGGTTGGTGGCGATGGTTCTATCAATGAAATAGCCCGGGGCCTGGTTGGTTCTGATACCGCCATGGCTATTTTACCGCTGGGAAGCGGCAACGGGCTGGCCCGGGCGCTGAAGATTCCGCTGGATATTAACAGAGCGTTGAAACTGATTGCTGCCGATAAACAGCGCGCTATAGATGTGGGCTATGCTAACGAACACCTGTTCCTGAGCAATGCAGGCGTTGGTTTCGACGCATTGGTAGCAGAGCAGTTCCGGCATAAGACCAAGCGGGGCCTGCCGGGCTACGCCAAATTGGTACTGAAGAGCTTCAGCAGCTATAATCCGGCAGAATACAATATCGATGTAGACGGGCACCCACTTCAGGAAAAAGCCTTCCTACTGACCGTGGCCAATGGCAACCAGTTCGGATACGAATTCAAACTGGCGCCTTCCGCCAATGTGTTCGATGGGGAACTGGACTTGTGTGTGATGCCTCCGGTAAACGTTTTCAGCCTGTTGCCGGTGAGTTTATTTTCGCTATTGGGCAATATCGATAAAACCCGTTACCTAAAACATTACAAAGGAAAGGAAATTACTATCCGAAGTAATGAGTTGCAGTACCTGCAGGTAGATGGGGATGCAGTGCCCCTCGCGGAAAACGGTGTGGTGCACATGCGTGTGGAGCCGGCCGCGATTAATGTAGTAGTGAATGAATAA
- a CDS encoding translation initiation factor has product MSKKKNNSANGIVYSTDPNFSFEPEQEEVTETLSPAEQILRVVLDKKQRAGKVVTLITGFVGKEEDLEKLGKELKTKCGTGGSVKDGEILIQGDYKEKVVKWLLDWGYKKTK; this is encoded by the coding sequence ATGTCGAAAAAGAAAAATAACTCCGCAAACGGGATCGTATATTCTACCGATCCTAACTTCTCTTTTGAGCCAGAGCAGGAAGAAGTAACCGAAACGCTGTCCCCTGCTGAACAAATACTCAGAGTAGTATTGGACAAGAAACAGAGAGCCGGAAAAGTAGTAACCCTGATCACTGGTTTCGTAGGAAAAGAAGAAGATCTTGAGAAATTAGGTAAGGAACTGAAAACCAAATGTGGTACCGGGGGTAGCGTTAAAGACGGAGAAATCCTTATCCAGGGCGATTATAAGGAGAAAGTAGTGAAGTGGTTGCTGGATTGGGGATATAAGAAAACGAAGTAA
- a CDS encoding aldo/keto reductase has product MQYRKLGKTGESISAIGLGCMGMSFAYGSEQDFNEQESLATLELALDLGINFWDTADMYGQGANEILLSKILATKRDKVFLATKFGFRFKEDGTYYFDGSPKYLKQACEASLKRLKVDVIDLYYTHRIDDTVPVEETVGAMAELVKEGKVRYLGLSEAGVASIRKAHAVHPIAALQTEYSLFTRDVEGEILNTTRELGISLVAYSPLGRGLSTGAINNAASLSDGDFRKNLPRFQGSNFEQNLQTTNALEVFAKEKGITAAQLSLAWLLAQGEDVVPIPGTKRRKYLQENAAAANIQLSSSDLAAINEILTKNAVAGERYTDGGMKLVNR; this is encoded by the coding sequence ATGCAGTACAGAAAACTAGGTAAGACCGGTGAATCAATTTCCGCAATAGGACTGGGTTGCATGGGTATGTCGTTCGCATACGGAAGTGAGCAGGATTTCAACGAACAGGAATCACTTGCCACGCTGGAGCTGGCATTGGATTTAGGCATTAACTTTTGGGATACAGCAGATATGTATGGCCAGGGAGCTAACGAAATACTTCTTTCCAAAATACTCGCCACCAAAAGAGATAAAGTATTCCTTGCCACTAAATTCGGTTTCAGATTTAAAGAAGATGGTACCTACTACTTCGATGGCTCTCCTAAATATCTGAAACAAGCCTGTGAAGCAAGTTTAAAGCGGCTCAAAGTAGATGTAATAGATCTTTATTACACTCACCGTATCGATGATACAGTGCCAGTGGAAGAAACAGTAGGCGCAATGGCTGAATTGGTGAAAGAGGGTAAAGTGCGTTACCTTGGCTTATCTGAAGCAGGAGTGGCTTCTATCAGAAAAGCGCATGCGGTACATCCTATTGCTGCACTGCAAACAGAGTATTCACTGTTCACCCGTGATGTGGAAGGGGAAATCCTCAACACCACCCGCGAGCTGGGCATCTCACTGGTAGCTTACAGCCCGCTGGGTCGTGGTCTCTCCACCGGAGCTATCAACAATGCGGCTTCTCTGAGTGACGGCGACTTCCGCAAAAACCTGCCGCGCTTTCAGGGAAGCAACTTTGAGCAGAACCTGCAAACAACCAATGCGCTCGAAGTATTTGCCAAAGAAAAAGGTATTACGGCTGCTCAATTATCGCTTGCCTGGCTGTTGGCACAAGGTGAAGATGTAGTACCGATCCCTGGCACCAAACGGCGCAAATACCTGCAGGAAAATGCGGCCGCTGCAAACATTCAGCTGTCTTCATCAGACCTCGCTGCCATCAATGAAATTCTGACCAAAAACGCCGTAGCCGGCGAACGGTATACAGATGGAGGGATGAAGCTGGTGAACAGATAG
- a CDS encoding AraC family transcriptional regulator, with protein MPSNKNTSIELKTFNDFNDELLIYTRNEAIPKAPLRGSFAVHKKSDYPCMDEVRASRRDYYKITLVSEGTGIFTMGDDRYEITQPTLLFINPFELKTWRSTSDHQDGYYCLFTDLLFESLPTQENLLHHPLLQMNARAVFPLTEEQSVYLQSIFRQLLKEYRENTAFKQEAILIYLKLLMLEGKRLSSQRNAPQRQLTAAQTLANRFIDKLEKQFPIEFTHNQLGLKTAKEFAHALNTHPNHLNACVKQSTGRTVSEHIRQRMLLEARLLLMHSDWQIAEIAWCLGFEDPGNFTHFFKNHSGMSPHIYRAG; from the coding sequence ATGCCTTCAAACAAGAATACCTCCATTGAACTGAAAACTTTCAACGATTTCAACGACGAGCTTTTAATTTACACCCGCAACGAGGCAATTCCGAAAGCACCGCTGCGCGGTAGCTTCGCCGTTCACAAAAAATCAGATTACCCTTGTATGGACGAAGTACGTGCCAGCAGGAGGGACTATTACAAAATAACATTGGTTTCAGAAGGTACCGGTATTTTCACGATGGGAGACGACCGGTATGAGATCACTCAGCCAACACTCCTCTTCATCAATCCATTTGAATTGAAGACGTGGCGAAGCACCTCCGACCACCAGGACGGCTACTATTGCCTGTTTACCGACTTGTTGTTTGAGTCGTTGCCCACCCAGGAGAACCTCCTGCACCACCCGTTGCTGCAGATGAACGCCAGGGCGGTATTTCCCCTGACTGAAGAACAGTCGGTTTACCTGCAATCTATCTTCCGTCAGCTATTGAAAGAATACCGGGAAAATACAGCCTTTAAACAGGAAGCCATCCTGATTTACCTGAAGTTGCTGATGCTGGAGGGAAAGCGCCTGTCGAGCCAGCGCAATGCCCCGCAGCGGCAGCTAACTGCGGCCCAAACCCTGGCGAACCGTTTCATCGACAAACTGGAGAAACAGTTCCCTATCGAGTTCACCCATAACCAGCTGGGATTAAAAACCGCCAAGGAATTTGCACATGCACTGAATACACACCCCAATCATCTGAACGCCTGTGTGAAGCAGTCGACCGGACGTACCGTGAGCGAACATATCCGGCAACGTATGTTATTGGAAGCCCGATTGCTGCTAATGCATTCCGACTGGCAAATTGCTGAAATAGCCTGGTGTCTGGGCTTTGAAGATCCCGGTAACTTCACGCACTTCTTCAAAAATCACAGTGGGATGTCGCCTCATATCTACCGCGCAGGATGA
- a CDS encoding biotin--[acetyl-CoA-carboxylase] ligase, producing the protein MNYFSGRIYRLKKIHVIGHPFYILDKIDSTNNYAMEQVNSGHVTSGTAWFTSNQTAGKGTRGKQWLAQPGDISALSVALQPATLPLSRQFMLSVAVALGTCDFFTSYAGDETLIKWPNDIYWRDRKAGGILIENVLRGNTWQYAIIGIGLNINQAAFPEHLPNAVSLRQITGKTREASELAKELCTYLDKRITQLRAARYDALLEEYTSKLFRWQQPGLYRQPGGEVFQGIICDVLPDGHLCLEKDGGIIQVGFGEIEFILRQ; encoded by the coding sequence ATGAATTACTTTTCGGGCCGGATATACAGACTAAAAAAGATTCATGTGATTGGACACCCGTTTTATATATTAGACAAAATTGACAGCACCAATAACTATGCCATGGAGCAGGTGAATTCAGGCCACGTCACATCCGGCACAGCCTGGTTTACAAGCAATCAGACGGCAGGAAAAGGCACCCGTGGAAAACAATGGCTGGCACAACCCGGCGATATCAGCGCCCTCTCTGTTGCCCTGCAACCAGCCACCTTACCACTTTCCAGACAGTTCATGCTCAGCGTTGCCGTAGCACTTGGTACCTGCGATTTCTTTACTTCCTATGCGGGCGACGAAACGCTTATTAAGTGGCCCAATGATATTTACTGGCGTGACAGAAAGGCAGGCGGTATCCTGATTGAAAATGTTCTCCGGGGGAATACATGGCAATATGCCATTATTGGTATCGGACTCAACATTAACCAGGCAGCATTTCCGGAGCACCTCCCCAACGCGGTTTCATTGCGGCAAATCACCGGCAAAACCCGCGAAGCCAGCGAACTGGCAAAGGAGCTATGCACTTACTTAGATAAAAGAATAACGCAACTGCGGGCTGCCAGATACGATGCCCTGTTAGAGGAATATACTTCGAAACTGTTCAGATGGCAGCAGCCAGGTTTATACCGTCAACCGGGCGGGGAGGTGTTTCAGGGCATTATCTGCGATGTACTGCCAGATGGCCACCTTTGCCTGGAAAAAGATGGCGGCATCATCCAGGTTGGCTTTGGCGAAATTGAGTTTATTTTAAGGCAATAA
- the rsfS gene encoding ribosome silencing factor, translated as MAPLTVLSTRKKAQQRLTRESEIFTTIIKAIQDKKGENIVSLDLRQIPEAVADFFILCEANSGTQVKAIADYVAEEVEKYTSEQPYKHEGFSSQQWVLVDYVNVVVHVFQPENRKFYNLEEMWSDADRMDHNEN; from the coding sequence TTGGCACCCTTAACCGTTCTGAGCACGAGAAAGAAGGCGCAGCAACGCCTGACCAGAGAAAGTGAAATTTTTACCACCATCATAAAGGCCATACAGGATAAGAAGGGGGAAAATATCGTATCCCTGGATCTACGTCAGATTCCTGAAGCCGTGGCCGATTTCTTTATATTATGTGAAGCCAATTCCGGCACCCAGGTGAAAGCTATTGCTGATTATGTAGCAGAAGAAGTAGAGAAGTATACATCGGAGCAACCATATAAGCATGAAGGATTTAGTTCACAGCAATGGGTACTGGTTGACTACGTGAACGTAGTTGTTCACGTTTTCCAGCCGGAAAACCGGAAATTCTATAATCTTGAGGAAATGTGGAGCGATGCCGACAGGATGGATCACAACGAAAACTGA
- the ftsH gene encoding ATP-dependent zinc metalloprotease FtsH, with protein MEKGGNNFNKGSEKSPKKGPKFNIYWVYAFIGVALLAMNFFDLKSPTKEISFQEFQVNYLKPGDVDRLVVVNKKYVEVYIKPDRLKEEKFNAVNKSKFGGENPGPHFRFTIGSEESFKKDIDKAQEGIPVENQVKISYDERQSWFEPIFQLLLPIILIIGLWILLMRKMGGPAGGSGGPGGIFNIGKSKATLFDKGTRVNITFNDVAGLDEAKVEVMEIVDFLKNPKKYTSLGGKIPKGALLVGPPGTGKTLLAKAMAGEAQVPFFSMSGSDFVELFVGVGASRVRDLFKQAREKAPCIIFIDEIDAIGRARGKNVMMSNDERENTLNQLLVEMDGFGTDSGIIILAATNRPDVLDSALLRPGRFDRQISIDKPDLAGRETIFEVHLKPIKTSPNLDVKKLASMTPGFAGADIANVCNEAALIAARKGKSQVEMEDFNDAIDRVIGGLEKKNKIISPEEKEVIAYHEAGHAICGWFLEHANPLVKVTIVPRGVAALGYAQYLPKEQYLYNTEQLMDDICMTLGGRAVEELIFGKISTGAQNDLQVITRMAYAMVTVYGMNDKVGNVSFYDPNSDQSFTKPYSEETSRMIDEEVRKLIESAYVRTKNLLTEKLEQVKTLAQELLKKEVLYQADLERLIGKRPFDTHKEHQVNKEGMTTDGVHPSDIINPSPSPANA; from the coding sequence ATGGAAAAAGGAGGCAATAACTTCAACAAGGGTTCAGAGAAATCACCTAAGAAAGGACCGAAGTTCAATATATACTGGGTGTATGCCTTTATTGGCGTTGCCCTGCTCGCAATGAACTTTTTTGATTTAAAATCCCCTACCAAAGAGATCAGTTTCCAGGAGTTCCAGGTAAATTACCTGAAACCAGGAGATGTTGACAGGTTGGTTGTAGTTAATAAGAAGTATGTAGAAGTCTACATAAAGCCTGACAGGCTTAAAGAAGAAAAATTTAACGCTGTTAATAAAAGTAAATTCGGTGGCGAGAACCCTGGTCCTCACTTCCGCTTTACTATTGGAAGCGAAGAAAGTTTTAAGAAGGACATTGACAAAGCGCAGGAAGGAATACCTGTGGAAAATCAGGTGAAGATTTCCTACGATGAGCGCCAGAGCTGGTTTGAACCTATATTCCAGCTATTGCTGCCCATTATCCTTATCATCGGTTTATGGATACTGTTGATGCGTAAAATGGGCGGCCCTGCTGGTGGCAGCGGAGGTCCCGGCGGCATCTTCAACATCGGTAAATCCAAGGCTACCCTGTTCGATAAAGGAACCCGCGTTAATATCACTTTCAACGACGTGGCGGGATTAGATGAGGCGAAAGTGGAAGTAATGGAAATTGTTGATTTTTTGAAGAATCCCAAGAAGTATACATCTCTCGGTGGTAAAATACCAAAAGGAGCTTTATTGGTGGGCCCTCCGGGTACTGGTAAAACCCTGCTGGCAAAAGCTATGGCGGGAGAAGCACAGGTTCCGTTCTTTTCCATGTCCGGTTCCGACTTCGTGGAATTGTTCGTAGGTGTGGGTGCAAGCCGTGTCCGCGACCTGTTTAAACAGGCCCGCGAAAAAGCTCCCTGTATCATCTTTATCGATGAAATTGATGCTATCGGCCGTGCAAGAGGAAAGAATGTGATGATGAGCAACGACGAACGTGAGAATACTCTCAACCAGTTGCTGGTGGAAATGGATGGATTCGGAACAGACAGTGGTATTATTATCCTGGCTGCTACCAACCGGCCGGATGTACTGGATAGTGCGTTGCTGCGCCCAGGCCGTTTCGACCGTCAGATATCTATCGACAAACCGGATCTGGCAGGAAGAGAAACTATCTTTGAAGTACACCTGAAACCCATCAAAACTTCCCCCAACCTGGATGTGAAGAAACTGGCTTCCATGACGCCTGGTTTCGCCGGTGCGGATATCGCTAACGTGTGTAACGAAGCTGCGCTGATCGCTGCCCGTAAAGGCAAGTCGCAGGTGGAAATGGAAGATTTCAATGATGCAATCGACCGTGTAATTGGTGGTCTGGAAAAGAAAAACAAGATTATTTCTCCGGAAGAGAAGGAAGTGATAGCTTACCACGAAGCAGGACACGCTATCTGCGGCTGGTTCCTGGAACATGCTAATCCACTGGTGAAAGTAACTATCGTACCACGTGGTGTAGCAGCATTGGGGTATGCACAATATCTTCCTAAAGAACAATATCTGTACAATACAGAACAGCTGATGGATGATATCTGTATGACCCTCGGCGGTCGTGCAGTGGAAGAGCTGATCTTCGGCAAAATTTCTACCGGTGCTCAGAACGACCTGCAGGTGATTACCCGCATGGCCTATGCAATGGTGACTGTGTACGGTATGAACGATAAAGTGGGTAATGTATCTTTCTACGATCCTAACAGCGATCAGTCATTTACCAAGCCTTACTCTGAAGAAACATCCCGGATGATCGATGAGGAAGTAAGAAAGCTGATAGAATCTGCCTATGTGAGAACTAAAAACCTGCTTACCGAAAAACTGGAACAGGTAAAGACCCTCGCACAGGAACTGTTGAAGAAAGAAGTGTTGTACCAGGCAGATCTGGAAAGACTGATTGGAAAACGTCCTTTTGATACTCATAAAGAACACCAGGTAAATAAGGAAGGAATGACTACTGATGGAGTGCATCCGTCAGATATCATCAACCCTTCTCCATCACCAGCTAATGCGTAA
- a CDS encoding lactate utilization protein has product MKISPAKENILKRVRNALSQPVQLPFPNSEGNSSVFKTDNESLELKFAEEFTRLQGKFVFCAGKGELTESLRALCDHKEWHNVVCQTPELLKILHRGDLPVLNQANMHEANAAITDCEYLVARTGTLVLSSAQPSGRALPVYAPVHIVVAFTHQLVFDLKDALQKLRDKYGNDIPSAISFATGPSRTADIEKTLVVGIHGPKEVYVFLVDE; this is encoded by the coding sequence ATGAAGATTTCTCCTGCCAAGGAAAATATTCTGAAGAGAGTACGGAATGCTTTAAGTCAGCCGGTACAATTGCCCTTCCCAAATTCGGAGGGCAATTCTTCTGTTTTCAAAACTGATAATGAGAGCCTGGAATTAAAGTTTGCAGAGGAGTTTACCCGGCTTCAGGGCAAGTTTGTTTTCTGCGCAGGAAAAGGTGAATTGACAGAGAGTCTGAGGGCGCTTTGTGATCATAAAGAATGGCATAATGTGGTGTGTCAGACTCCGGAACTATTGAAGATCCTGCACCGCGGGGATTTGCCGGTACTTAACCAGGCGAATATGCATGAGGCCAATGCAGCTATTACGGATTGCGAGTATCTCGTTGCCCGTACCGGAACGTTGGTGTTGAGCTCGGCACAACCAAGCGGCAGGGCATTACCGGTGTATGCGCCAGTGCATATCGTGGTTGCCTTTACGCATCAATTGGTATTTGATCTGAAAGATGCGCTGCAGAAACTGAGGGATAAATATGGCAACGACATTCCTTCTGCGATTTCCTTTGCCACAGGCCCCAGCCGGACCGCTGATATTGAGAAAACATTGGTGGTGGGCATTCACGGTCCGAAAGAAGTTTATGTATTTTTAGTAGATGAATAG